From a region of the Synechococcus sp. PCC 7502 genome:
- a CDS encoding MFS transporter, producing MISNNGFLQLLGDRQFLYLWSAQLISQLADKVLLILLIAIATSEAYVSYSVPVNSRESMIMIASTVPAILFGSIAGIYVDLYPKRMVMIVCNILRGLLVLIIPFLPKMLILLLTVTFIISIFTQLFAPAEQSAIPLLVPESCLMSANALFTLTMMGAMIIGFAIGSPLLHLFAGIRFGQELLVGGMYLMAGLVLFFLPKNEVIPKRDHLHNVWQDLKDGLKYLRHNPLISGAILQLVIFYGVFAAMLKLSINLSEIITNNRTDFGFLLAAAGVGLAIGALILGHFGDRFAHRPLPLVGFIGMALMLIFFALVKDLWLALILAVILGFNGSLVGVPMLTVIQKYTPENMRGKVFGLLNNAENIAVSLPLAIAAVTLDASISALGEVKGLQLVMFICSAIVLGLGLWSWSITRKALAKDIN from the coding sequence ATGATTTCTAATAATGGATTTTTGCAGTTGCTGGGCGATCGCCAGTTTTTATATCTATGGTCGGCGCAGTTAATTTCTCAGTTGGCGGATAAGGTTTTATTAATTCTCTTAATTGCGATCGCTACTTCCGAGGCTTACGTTAGCTACTCGGTACCAGTTAATAGTCGTGAGTCCATGATTATGATTGCTTCAACGGTGCCAGCAATCCTATTCGGTTCCATTGCGGGTATTTACGTTGATTTATATCCTAAGCGCATGGTCATGATTGTCTGCAATATTTTGCGCGGACTTTTGGTGTTAATCATTCCCTTTCTGCCCAAGATGTTGATTTTACTGTTAACCGTAACTTTTATCATTTCCATCTTTACCCAATTATTTGCACCCGCAGAGCAGTCCGCCATTCCATTGTTGGTACCAGAGTCCTGTTTAATGTCTGCTAATGCCCTGTTTACCTTAACGATGATGGGCGCAATGATTATCGGTTTTGCCATTGGCTCTCCCTTATTACACCTGTTTGCAGGGATTAGGTTTGGTCAGGAGCTTTTGGTGGGAGGGATGTATCTCATGGCAGGATTAGTATTATTTTTTCTGCCTAAAAATGAAGTCATTCCCAAACGTGACCATTTACATAATGTGTGGCAAGACCTGAAAGATGGGTTAAAGTATCTGCGTCACAATCCCCTAATTAGCGGTGCGATTTTGCAGTTAGTCATTTTCTATGGCGTGTTTGCCGCAATGCTGAAGCTATCCATTAACCTCAGTGAAATTATTACTAACAACCGTACGGATTTTGGCTTTCTGTTAGCTGCTGCTGGAGTTGGTTTAGCGATCGGGGCTTTAATTTTAGGGCATTTTGGCGATCGCTTTGCTCACCGACCCTTACCTTTAGTGGGCTTCATTGGGATGGCATTAATGCTGATTTTTTTTGCCCTAGTTAAAGACCTGTGGTTGGCGTTAATTTTAGCGGTCATTCTCGGATTTAACGGCTCACTGGTAGGAGTGCCAATGCTCACCGTGATTCAAAAATATACACCAGAAAATATGCGTGGAAAAGTATTCGGACTCCTGAATAATGCGGAAAATATTGCTGTTAGCCTACCCCTAGCGATCGCTGCTGTCACCCTAGATGCTTCTATTTCAGCACTTGGAGAGGTGAAAGGACTACAGTTGGTAATGTTTATTTGTAGCGCGATCGTTTTAGGTTTAGGGCTATGGTCATGGTCGATCACACGGAAAGCTCTAGCAAAAGATATTAATTAG
- a CDS encoding FtsW/RodA/SpoVE family cell cycle protein — MRLFPFFDKSVHDWAIEARLLRWLTFIWLFIGLAMLFSASYAYSDIVNNGDPTRFFKMQLLWGAIGLVAFNVVIHLPLKITFRLVNLGLGIGLVLLFATHISGIGATGNGSTRWLALGESTIQPSELIKPFLVLKAAQLFSQWHQVTTKAKVAWLGVFAMTLAGILLQPNLSMTALCGITLWIIALAANFPTGQLLGTMGLGVMVATLSVSFKDYQRRRVLSFLDPWQSQQGDGFQLTQSLMAIGSGSIWGTGFGMSRQKLFLPFQYTDFIFAIFAEEFGLVGCVLLILMLIVYATLGTLVALKCQNPTIRLVAIGTTFLLVGQSFINIGVATGVLPTTGLPFPFMTYGGSSMISNLFVAGLLIRCGREMSQIVLLRPRVSPELESRKKKRQLSAVK; from the coding sequence GTGCGTTTATTTCCCTTTTTTGATAAATCTGTCCATGATTGGGCGATCGAGGCTCGCCTGTTGCGCTGGTTAACCTTCATTTGGCTATTTATTGGTTTAGCAATGCTATTTTCGGCGTCCTATGCCTATTCCGATATTGTCAATAACGGTGATCCTACCCGCTTCTTTAAGATGCAGCTACTGTGGGGAGCCATTGGTCTAGTGGCATTTAATGTGGTAATTCATTTACCCTTAAAAATTACATTCCGCCTCGTAAATCTGGGCTTAGGTATTGGTCTAGTCCTCTTATTTGCTACCCATATTAGTGGCATTGGTGCAACTGGTAATGGTTCTACCCGTTGGCTGGCTCTAGGAGAATCGACAATTCAGCCGTCAGAATTAATTAAGCCGTTTTTAGTACTCAAGGCTGCTCAATTATTTTCCCAATGGCACCAAGTTACAACTAAAGCTAAGGTGGCTTGGCTGGGAGTATTTGCGATGACTTTGGCAGGGATTCTGCTGCAACCAAACTTGAGTATGACGGCTCTGTGTGGAATTACGCTCTGGATTATTGCCCTTGCTGCTAATTTCCCAACGGGACAGCTATTAGGCACTATGGGTTTGGGGGTTATGGTGGCAACCCTCAGCGTCAGTTTTAAAGACTATCAACGGCGGCGAGTTTTATCTTTTTTAGACCCCTGGCAGTCACAGCAGGGCGATGGTTTTCAGTTAACTCAAAGTTTGATGGCAATTGGTTCGGGTAGTATTTGGGGAACTGGGTTTGGGATGTCACGGCAAAAGCTGTTTTTACCATTTCAATATACGGATTTTATCTTTGCGATCTTTGCAGAAGAATTTGGCTTGGTTGGCTGTGTGCTGTTAATCCTCATGTTGATTGTGTATGCCACATTAGGCACACTGGTGGCTTTGAAGTGCCAAAATCCCACCATTAGACTAGTTGCCATAGGAACGACATTTTTATTGGTCGGGCAATCATTTATTAATATTGGTGTAGCTACAGGAGTTTTACCAACTACGGGGCTGCCGTTTCCATTTATGACCTACGGTGGCAGTTCTATGATTTCTAATTTATTTGTAGCAGGACTATTAATTCGCTGTGGACGAGAGATGTCTCAGATTGTGCTTTTGCGTCCGAGGGTATCGCCTGAGTTAGAATCGAGGAAGAAAAAACGACAGCTTTCGGCGGTTAAGTAG
- a CDS encoding glycoside hydrolase family 38 C-terminal domain-containing protein, with amino-acid sequence MSIFIRLGKLISQLEELSKINLIGNWHQDLREEVVPIGEKDSLIFKQSDAVIHLTQTWRVPKYFNNLDITGTTIRLKLIWWASLVEIFINGAKVQEGDLFDQKCRLLLAENVQEDQNFKLEIRLISPKHDRGALQKSELVISYPHQPCDPYKLSEELGVISAYLPLLTEYELELDQIVSELELIFSSVINNQIFNQLANIRRSLVKLLSKFFQDRKIYILGNAHIDVAWLWAIAETKEVINRTFNSVIDLQKHYPELIFNQTTALFYEWIEQEYPELFIQIQDHVRKNQWELTGGMWVEPDCNLPSGESLIRQIIYGKQYFLDKFNQDVKIAFLPDTFGFNFQLPQILLKSGFAAFITQKLTWNDTNKFPHQVFWWQGLDGSKIFTYFCNELGLGIEPVAIANYATNIEAKHHIKDHLWLYGVGDHGGGPTADMLNLGREWSESELFYKLIPTKFSDFIEQLKQSNPDIPTWHDELYLEFHRGTYTSKSDQKLQCRQSEILLGNLEKYLAIATLVKNKKYPKLKLDQAWKGLLLNQFHDILPGTSIHEVFIDANQTWGQVNNISNEFFNISKVVNQNDDLYIWNFCNWVRSEIIEIKIDSSDNYLIQQHNNLDLLLTQKTKNGLIFNCNDIEGLGSSQFRLVKDDGSSQTINPDLVITNSTIENKYIKVDLDIKTGEISQIYDKRFNNNLLSNNCELEFFEDKGQYWDAWNIDPNYEDKKLSGLKFEAISIYESGNLRVSWQIIKKFQNSTFIQEIQLDAFNPYITIRNWVDWQEEHILVKATIPLSFSSDFATYHIPMGAIARSTKDKTKFEVPAHFWGDISTDGVGLSLLNNCKYGYDAKHNQIRLSLLRSPNFPCPNSDRGVHEFIYRLVPHQGNIQAAKIHQLGYELNNPLVIQNNSFHISSFIKNTSSNIILSAFKQSDLRSKIGLNWIVRFYESCGETVNESITFAKSIQSVCECDLLEHPLSEISHNQAQFSCTFTPFEIKTFAITFNEINH; translated from the coding sequence GTGAGTATTTTCATAAGACTGGGGAAGCTTATTAGTCAGCTTGAGGAATTATCAAAGATTAATTTAATTGGTAACTGGCATCAAGACCTAAGGGAGGAAGTAGTTCCTATAGGTGAAAAAGATAGCCTGATTTTCAAACAAAGTGATGCTGTAATTCATTTAACCCAAACATGGAGAGTTCCTAAATATTTCAATAATTTAGATATAACAGGAACAACGATCAGATTAAAACTAATATGGTGGGCATCCTTAGTAGAAATATTTATTAATGGAGCTAAGGTTCAAGAAGGGGATTTATTTGATCAAAAATGCCGACTTTTACTTGCAGAAAATGTCCAAGAAGATCAAAACTTTAAGCTGGAAATTAGGTTAATTAGCCCAAAACATGATCGAGGAGCCTTACAGAAGTCGGAGCTAGTGATTTCATATCCGCATCAACCCTGTGATCCCTATAAGTTATCGGAAGAATTAGGGGTAATTTCTGCGTACCTGCCATTACTTACTGAGTATGAACTCGAGTTAGATCAAATAGTATCAGAATTAGAGTTAATTTTTTCAAGTGTAATCAATAATCAGATATTTAATCAGCTAGCAAATATTAGGAGATCACTAGTTAAATTATTATCAAAGTTCTTTCAAGATCGAAAAATTTATATTCTAGGAAATGCTCATATTGATGTGGCTTGGTTGTGGGCGATCGCAGAAACTAAAGAAGTTATAAACCGCACATTTAATTCGGTTATAGATTTGCAAAAACATTATCCAGAATTGATTTTTAATCAAACTACAGCCTTATTTTATGAATGGATCGAACAAGAATATCCAGAATTATTTATCCAAATTCAAGATCATGTTCGGAAGAATCAATGGGAACTGACAGGTGGAATGTGGGTTGAACCAGATTGTAATTTACCTAGCGGAGAATCTTTAATCCGACAGATTATTTATGGCAAACAATATTTTTTGGATAAATTTAATCAAGATGTAAAAATTGCCTTCTTACCCGATACTTTTGGTTTTAATTTTCAGCTTCCCCAAATATTACTAAAAAGTGGATTTGCAGCTTTTATTACCCAAAAATTAACATGGAATGATACTAATAAATTTCCGCATCAAGTATTTTGGTGGCAGGGATTGGATGGTAGTAAAATTTTTACTTATTTTTGTAATGAATTGGGTTTAGGCATTGAGCCTGTGGCGATCGCTAATTATGCAACTAATATTGAAGCTAAACATCATATTAAAGATCATCTTTGGCTTTATGGGGTTGGAGATCATGGTGGTGGACCAACTGCGGATATGTTAAATCTTGGGCGAGAATGGTCTGAGTCTGAGTTATTCTACAAATTAATTCCTACTAAATTTAGTGATTTTATTGAGCAGTTAAAGCAATCTAATCCTGATATTCCCACTTGGCATGATGAGTTATATTTAGAATTTCATCGTGGTACATATACTTCAAAATCTGATCAAAAACTGCAATGTCGCCAATCAGAAATTTTATTAGGTAATCTAGAGAAATATTTAGCGATCGCTACTTTAGTTAAAAATAAAAAATACCCTAAACTTAAATTAGATCAGGCATGGAAAGGTTTATTACTTAATCAATTTCATGATATTTTACCCGGAACTTCTATCCATGAAGTATTTATAGATGCCAATCAAACTTGGGGTCAAGTTAATAATATAAGTAATGAATTTTTTAATATTTCAAAAGTGGTTAATCAAAATGATGATTTGTATATTTGGAATTTTTGTAATTGGGTAAGAAGTGAAATTATAGAAATAAAAATCGATAGCTCAGATAATTACTTGATTCAACAGCATAATAACTTAGATTTATTATTGACACAAAAAACTAAAAATGGACTGATATTTAACTGTAATGATATAGAAGGATTAGGAAGTTCTCAGTTTAGGTTAGTTAAAGATGATGGTTCTAGTCAAACTATCAATCCTGATTTAGTAATTACAAACTCAACTATCGAAAACAAATATATTAAAGTTGATTTAGATATTAAAACAGGTGAAATATCTCAGATTTATGATAAGAGGTTTAATAATAATCTTTTAAGTAATAACTGTGAATTGGAATTTTTTGAAGATAAAGGACAGTATTGGGATGCGTGGAATATTGATCCTAATTATGAGGATAAAAAATTAAGTGGACTAAAATTTGAAGCAATCAGTATCTATGAATCGGGAAATCTTAGGGTATCTTGGCAAATTATTAAGAAATTTCAAAATTCTACGTTTATTCAAGAAATTCAATTGGATGCCTTTAATCCCTATATTACGATTAGAAATTGGGTGGATTGGCAAGAAGAACATATTTTAGTCAAGGCAACTATTCCATTAAGTTTTAGCTCTGATTTTGCCACCTATCATATTCCAATGGGAGCGATCGCCCGCAGTACAAAAGATAAGACTAAATTTGAGGTTCCTGCTCATTTTTGGGGAGATATAAGTACGGATGGCGTTGGATTAAGTCTATTAAATAATTGTAAGTATGGCTATGATGCTAAGCACAATCAAATCAGGTTATCTTTATTGCGTAGTCCTAATTTTCCCTGTCCCAATTCTGATCGAGGAGTTCATGAATTTATCTATAGGTTAGTTCCCCATCAAGGCAATATTCAAGCTGCTAAGATTCATCAATTGGGCTATGAATTAAATAATCCTTTAGTGATTCAAAATAACTCTTTTCATATATCTAGTTTTATCAAAAACACCTCAAGTAATATTATTCTCTCTGCCTTTAAGCAATCTGACTTGCGATCTAAAATCGGGTTGAATTGGATCGTGAGATTTTATGAATCCTGCGGAGAAACTGTTAATGAATCTATTACTTTTGCTAAATCAATCCAATCTGTATGTGAGTGTGATTTGTTGGAACATCCGTTATCGGAAATCTCTCACAATCAGGCTCAATTTAGTTGTACTTTTACACCTTTTGAAATTAAAACCTTTGCGATCACATTTAACGAAATAAATCATTGA
- a CDS encoding PHP domain-containing protein, with protein MISQTRLSPQLTATKLRQIFGTVHAHSCPSLLNFHLHTVFSDGQMQPHEVVNQAINLNLAHIAITDHHTVDGYYQAHQILQQNHSYSLNSKLPHLHIGIEINASLLFTEVHILGYGFDPTHPFIEPYLQGKTTAGIDYQAKSVINSIHNAGGIAVLAHPARYRRSPEELVPAAAALGIDGIETYYCYTNSMPWKPSVRQTQQVKQLGDRYELLHTCGTDSHGFSIATRL; from the coding sequence ATGATAAGTCAAACTCGCTTATCCCCACAACTCACAGCAACTAAGCTTAGACAAATTTTTGGTACAGTACATGCCCATAGCTGTCCTAGTTTGTTAAATTTTCATCTGCATACGGTTTTCTCCGATGGACAGATGCAGCCCCATGAAGTTGTGAATCAGGCAATTAACCTAAATCTTGCCCATATTGCCATTACCGATCACCACACCGTAGACGGATATTACCAAGCCCACCAAATCTTGCAGCAAAACCATAGTTATAGCCTTAATTCTAAACTCCCTCACCTCCATATTGGCATTGAGATTAACGCCAGTTTACTATTTACTGAAGTGCATATATTAGGCTATGGCTTTGATCCAACTCATCCTTTTATTGAGCCATATTTACAAGGTAAAACCACCGCAGGTATTGATTATCAGGCAAAAAGTGTGATTAATTCCATTCATAATGCTGGAGGAATTGCGGTTTTGGCACATCCTGCTCGGTATCGCCGGTCGCCTGAAGAATTAGTTCCTGCCGCCGCAGCTTTGGGGATTGACGGGATTGAGACCTACTATTGCTATACCAACTCTATGCCTTGGAAGCCTAGTGTACGTCAAACTCAACAGGTTAAACAATTAGGCGATCGCTACGAACTTCTCCACACCTGCGGCACCGATTCCCACGGTTTTAGTATTGCTACTAGGCTGTAA
- the modB gene encoding molybdate ABC transporter permease subunit: MSLLPNLSPLWISLKVSVIATVITFCLGVGAGYGMFYYRGRGRSLINSLFLIPLVLPPTVVGFILLLLLGKNGVIGQLISRLAIQIVFTWYGAVLAAIVIAFPLMYRASLGAFQQIDPLLLDAARVEGASELEVFSYIAFPLALPGILSGTVLAFTRALGEFGATLMLAGNIPEQTQTMPMAIYFAVEAGEFKEGGFWVALILCISLTAVFTLDYLNPKSNSYQN, encoded by the coding sequence ATGAGTCTGTTGCCAAATCTCTCACCCCTATGGATTTCTCTCAAGGTGTCTGTGATTGCTACAGTTATTACCTTTTGCCTTGGTGTTGGGGCAGGGTATGGCATGTTTTATTATCGAGGACGAGGGCGATCGCTAATTAATTCTCTATTCCTAATTCCTTTAGTCTTACCGCCTACGGTTGTGGGATTTATTTTACTTTTGCTATTGGGAAAAAATGGAGTGATCGGGCAACTAATTTCGCGCTTAGCTATCCAAATTGTTTTTACTTGGTATGGAGCCGTCCTTGCTGCGATCGTGATTGCCTTTCCGTTAATGTACCGAGCATCCCTTGGTGCCTTTCAGCAGATTGATCCGCTATTACTTGATGCTGCCAGAGTTGAGGGAGCTTCTGAGCTAGAAGTTTTTAGCTATATCGCCTTTCCCTTGGCACTGCCGGGGATATTATCGGGAACGGTGTTGGCATTTACCCGAGCTTTAGGAGAATTTGGGGCAACTCTGATGCTAGCAGGCAATATTCCCGAACAAACCCAAACCATGCCTATGGCAATTTACTTTGCTGTCGAAGCGGGAGAATTTAAAGAAGGAGGTTTTTGGGTAGCTTTAATTCTGTGTATTTCATTGACTGCGGTTTTTACCCTTGATTACTTAAATCCAAAATCTAATTCCTATCAAAATTAA
- a CDS encoding peptidylprolyl isomerase, producing the protein MLIKYLNPSYQSNSFSHRFGHRVFQLWVAIALIITIFITISPQPVEAKLPANSAIKDSRILLRNALPIKNELIREVQTTLEAQPRQANLKRWNSIAKDLKRVKTILAQDQQKLLANVTDQAAGLENLKKLNDALTPLEEAITNKERNKVKPLVEQALEYVGNLEALMVTQFPFTVPEAYAHLPQLKGRATVELETSKGTITIVLDGYNAPVNAGQFADLVQRGFYDGLSFNRADDDYFLQAGDPPGAADGFIDPNTGKVRTVPMEVKIPDKEVPFYGFTLSDLGLARTLPVLPFSAFGTIAMAHPAEDVNGGSSQFFLYLFESDLTPAGLNLIDGNYAAFGYLKDGTEVLRKLKLGDKIISAKIIEGAENLVQPAA; encoded by the coding sequence ATGCTAATCAAATACTTAAATCCCAGTTACCAATCAAATAGTTTTTCCCATAGATTTGGGCATAGGGTTTTTCAGCTATGGGTGGCGATCGCCTTGATCATCACAATTTTTATTACCATCAGCCCTCAGCCTGTAGAAGCAAAACTGCCTGCTAATAGTGCCATCAAAGACTCCAGAATTCTTTTACGCAATGCCTTACCGATCAAAAATGAGTTAATCCGTGAAGTTCAAACTACCCTAGAGGCACAACCTCGCCAAGCCAATCTCAAACGGTGGAATAGCATTGCTAAGGACTTAAAGCGAGTTAAAACTATTTTGGCTCAGGATCAACAGAAATTACTGGCAAATGTGACCGATCAAGCCGCAGGACTGGAAAACCTGAAAAAGCTAAATGATGCTCTGACTCCCCTTGAAGAAGCGATCACCAACAAAGAGCGGAATAAAGTTAAACCCCTAGTTGAGCAAGCTTTGGAATATGTCGGTAATCTTGAAGCGCTGATGGTCACCCAATTTCCCTTCACAGTCCCAGAGGCATACGCCCATCTCCCTCAACTGAAAGGTAGAGCCACCGTAGAACTGGAAACCTCCAAAGGTACGATCACCATAGTTTTGGATGGCTATAATGCCCCCGTAAATGCTGGGCAGTTTGCCGATCTAGTGCAAAGAGGATTTTATGACGGACTCAGCTTTAATCGTGCCGATGATGATTATTTCCTCCAAGCAGGTGACCCACCCGGTGCCGCCGATGGATTTATTGATCCAAATACTGGCAAAGTGCGGACTGTTCCTATGGAGGTTAAAATTCCTGACAAAGAAGTCCCATTCTATGGATTTACCCTCAGTGATCTTGGCTTAGCTCGGACACTTCCAGTATTACCTTTTTCTGCATTTGGTACGATCGCGATGGCACATCCCGCCGAAGATGTAAACGGTGGTTCTTCTCAGTTTTTCTTGTACTTATTTGAATCGGACTTAACCCCAGCAGGCTTAAACCTCATTGATGGCAATTATGCGGCATTTGGTTATCTCAAGGATGGAACTGAAGTCCTGAGAAAGCTTAAACTGGGCGATAAAATTATTTCAGCCAAAATTATTGAAGGGGCGGAAAATTTGGTTCAGCCTGCTGCCTAA
- a CDS encoding TldD/PmbA family protein — protein sequence MVNSNFNQKWVPDVIEALIQKYKSQVDFLAIRLESMEGTEILLRSGKVETLSTGVSVGGQVRAYHRGGWGLSSFNKLDTLELRVQEAIAAARWVGNDENNLAPLAPVRDQKSLIIPIQATLAQKRDLCFHYDEILRSQSDQIVSNSVSYNDSTQTVIIANSEGTLIEQAWSDLEMRFGATARKGDVVQTARETVGSRLAFTDLEGLDTQVKSAASRAVSALDLPVVQGDTYTVVIDPVLAGLFVHEAFGHLSEADMIYENPDLLEVMALGRRFGTEDLQIFDGASILGHRGSYFYDDEGVPATTTQLIKDGVLVGRLHSRETAGKLGEAPTGNARCLDYHYAPIVRMTNTWIGRGMTPVVDLFNDIPVGVYAKNWQGGMTNGEMFTFTAGEAWMIRNGKIAEPVRDVTLSGNVFQTLGDIEAIANDFFWDESGGCGKGGQNGLAVGCGSPSLRIRDVIVA from the coding sequence ATGGTGAATTCTAACTTCAATCAGAAATGGGTACCCGATGTCATTGAGGCACTGATCCAAAAATATAAATCTCAGGTGGATTTTTTGGCAATCCGCCTTGAGTCAATGGAAGGTACAGAGATTTTGTTGCGGAGTGGGAAAGTTGAGACTCTGAGTACAGGTGTATCTGTGGGTGGACAGGTCAGGGCATATCATCGTGGTGGTTGGGGATTAAGCAGTTTTAATAAATTAGATACCCTAGAGTTAAGAGTTCAAGAGGCGATCGCTGCGGCACGATGGGTGGGTAATGATGAAAATAATTTGGCACCTTTGGCACCAGTTAGGGATCAAAAGTCCTTGATAATTCCCATTCAAGCAACTTTGGCACAAAAACGTGATCTATGTTTTCACTATGATGAAATTTTGCGATCGCAATCCGATCAAATTGTCAGTAACTCAGTCAGCTACAACGACAGCACTCAAACTGTAATTATTGCTAACTCCGAAGGCACTTTAATTGAACAGGCATGGAGTGACTTAGAAATGCGCTTTGGGGCAACCGCTAGAAAAGGGGATGTAGTACAAACTGCCAGAGAAACCGTCGGATCAAGATTGGCTTTTACAGATTTAGAAGGACTAGATACTCAAGTAAAATCGGCTGCTAGCCGGGCAGTATCGGCGTTGGACTTACCCGTGGTGCAGGGTGACACTTATACCGTAGTCATCGATCCAGTGCTAGCAGGGTTGTTTGTGCATGAAGCATTTGGGCATTTATCTGAGGCGGATATGATCTATGAAAATCCCGATCTGTTAGAAGTTATGGCACTGGGACGGCGGTTCGGCACAGAGGATTTACAGATTTTTGATGGGGCATCGATTTTGGGACATCGAGGTAGCTATTTTTATGATGATGAAGGCGTACCTGCCACAACTACCCAGTTAATTAAAGATGGGGTTTTAGTCGGTCGGCTCCATTCTCGTGAAACCGCAGGGAAATTAGGAGAGGCACCTACGGGAAATGCACGGTGCTTAGATTATCACTATGCGCCCATTGTGCGGATGACAAATACTTGGATTGGCAGAGGCATGACCCCAGTGGTAGATTTATTTAATGATATTCCCGTAGGAGTCTATGCCAAAAATTGGCAGGGAGGTATGACCAACGGTGAAATGTTTACGTTTACCGCAGGGGAGGCGTGGATGATTCGGAATGGTAAGATTGCAGAGCCTGTCCGAGATGTCACCCTATCGGGAAATGTCTTTCAAACCCTAGGAGATATTGAAGCGATCGCCAATGATTTTTTTTGGGATGAATCTGGTGGTTGTGGTAAAGGTGGGCAGAATGGTTTAGCAGTGGGCTGTGGCTCCCCTAGTTTACGAATTCGGGATGTGATTGTGGCTTAA
- the rplI gene encoding 50S ribosomal protein L9 codes for MAKSDVQVMLTKDVVKLGKLGDLVNVAPGYAQNYLLPNGLAVRATAGINKEVERRKEKERQRLIAIRQEAEGRKATLSSIGTLIVKKAVGDNKSSIFGSVTDREVAQLILAKSTLEIDRREITVPDIKQVGTYDVEIKLHAEVTATVKVQVVPE; via the coding sequence ATGGCAAAAAGTGATGTGCAAGTAATGCTAACTAAAGATGTGGTCAAATTAGGAAAATTAGGCGACCTAGTTAATGTTGCTCCCGGCTATGCTCAAAACTACCTACTACCTAACGGCTTGGCTGTGCGTGCTACCGCAGGGATCAATAAGGAAGTAGAAAGACGCAAAGAAAAGGAGCGCCAACGTTTAATTGCCATTCGTCAAGAAGCAGAAGGACGTAAAGCTACCCTAAGTTCAATTGGGACTTTAATCGTGAAAAAAGCCGTAGGTGACAATAAGTCTTCAATTTTTGGTAGCGTTACAGATCGAGAAGTAGCTCAGCTAATTTTGGCAAAATCCACCCTTGAAATCGATCGCCGTGAAATCACCGTACCCGACATCAAGCAAGTTGGTACTTATGATGTTGAGATCAAGCTCCATGCTGAGGTTACTGCCACTGTTAAAGTTCAAGTTGTCCCTGAATAG
- a CDS encoding bifunctional nuclease family protein gives MIEMKVAGIAVDAVSHNPIVLLRDGTQRRALPIWIGESEAKAIVMALDPKSSARPMTHDLFVSLFGALSAKLERVVIHSLKNSTFYAILTVKVGEVKKEIDARPSDAIAIALRAGCPIWVMEEVVVEASIPVDQAADEAERRAFREFLEDIAPSDFVEKSSGNS, from the coding sequence ATGATTGAAATGAAGGTGGCAGGAATTGCCGTTGATGCTGTCAGTCATAACCCTATTGTTTTACTACGAGATGGTACCCAACGTCGCGCATTACCAATTTGGATTGGTGAATCTGAGGCAAAAGCGATTGTTATGGCTCTTGATCCTAAGTCCTCTGCTCGTCCTATGACCCATGATTTATTCGTTAGCCTATTTGGGGCTTTGTCCGCAAAACTAGAGAGAGTGGTGATCCACTCCCTGAAAAATAGCACCTTCTATGCCATCTTGACGGTAAAAGTAGGTGAGGTCAAAAAGGAAATTGATGCTCGTCCCAGTGATGCGATCGCCATTGCCCTAAGAGCAGGCTGTCCGATTTGGGTCATGGAAGAAGTAGTGGTTGAAGCATCTATCCCCGTGGATCAGGCAGCTGATGAAGCAGAGCGACGCGCATTTCGTGAATTTTTAGAAGATATTGCACCCTCGGATTTTGTCGAAAAATCTAGTGGTAATTCCTAA
- a CDS encoding DUF4079 domain-containing protein, with protein MNIEIPTFLKPLVTFAHPLLMFLTLALALYAGYLGLQVRKIRTAKGDEKKTLQEEAGGTLKAIKDKHYISGSLLLVGLVMGSIGGMAVTFINNNKLFVGPHLIAGLGVAGLAALSASLAPLMQQGKDWARYTHISINTLLVGIFAWQAVTGFEIVQKLLSQLAKAA; from the coding sequence ATGAACATTGAAATTCCTACTTTTTTAAAACCCTTAGTTACATTTGCCCATCCTCTCTTAATGTTTCTCACCCTAGCTTTAGCCCTCTATGCAGGTTATTTAGGACTTCAGGTTAGAAAAATTCGTACTGCTAAAGGTGATGAAAAAAAGACTCTGCAAGAAGAAGCAGGTGGAACCCTTAAAGCTATTAAAGATAAACACTATATCAGTGGTTCACTTTTACTGGTTGGACTGGTTATGGGGAGTATTGGGGGAATGGCAGTAACTTTTATAAATAATAATAAGTTATTTGTTGGTCCTCACTTAATTGCGGGCTTGGGAGTAGCGGGTTTAGCAGCCCTATCAGCATCCTTAGCTCCCTTGATGCAACAGGGTAAAGATTGGGCAAGATATACTCATATTAGTATCAATACTCTGTTAGTCGGAATTTTTGCATGGCAAGCAGTCACAGGGTTTGAAATTGTTCAAAAGCTCCTAAGTCAATTGGCAAAAGCAGCTTAA